CTGGATAATCTCCTTCATCGATAATCGACCTAATCCAGGCCATCTCTTGAACGTAGTCAAAGGTCCGCATCAATTCCATTTGCTTCTTCAGTACCGAAGATTTTTGATTCGTTTGGACACTGCCGTTAACAATGCTCTCTAAACCGGAAACCCAACGCTGCATACAATTCCAAATCCAATCGGGCTCCTTAGACATGGGTATATTAAGACTGTGGATCTCACCCATTTTCTCAGCCACTCTCTTTAATATTCGTTGCTCTCCCAATTCTGCTGTGGTCAAAGCGCGTGCCTATTGgaaataaagcaaattttatttaatatctgtttatttaaatttattgaatatttgGATCTTATTACTCTTTTACTCTTTACTCTTTAAGGAACGCCgaatgtagtttggttttaaTATTCGTTTGAAGCCACGAATAGATACACAATAATTAAAACTATTTTGAAAAGAGATCTTTTTGAAACGTATATTCTGTTTTCCGTTACTCGTAGCGTtcaagggtatactagatgtAATATGTAACAGAAAGAAGGAGGCTTTTACGaacatataaagtatatatgtatattctaaACCAGGAACAAAATACGAGGTGTTCTGGCTATATCCATCGTCTATTGTTTTGtcaacgtcgagatctcagtaACTACAAAGCCTAGAAGGTTGATTCCGAGACATAGAAGCAGCGCAAGTTTCTTTACTGATGCTGCcgcgcccactctaacgctcAAAAACACGTCTTGCCAAATTCTATAAGAATATCAAAAACTTATTGGAAACGCAGCTTTCTAATCTCGACCataatttaaagttatttcCATATTATCTTTCTTGCATgcttctatcgatttgccaaaattgaaaatttctGATAGGCGAGAGACTCGATAATTGCGTTCTCTCTTGTTAAGAACAGAAATGCGCAGAAAAATACATCTTGCTTAAGCTttgctcatttttttttttggcttattGACTATACCGGAATATATTGTTCAATACGTCCGCCCGGAAAGATTCCGTGCAGTTTGGGCCCATAGTTCCGTTCACTGAGAAGGGCGAAAACCACGGACTCGGTAATCATGCTCTCCAGGGCGTGATCACCATGGGTCTGACCATATATTCGCAGAAGGACCTGTGGGTGTATATCAAGGATTAGCTTTCAAAGAGGGTAACAGGTACTGTGGATGACCTACCTCACGGGGTTGCTGCTTGGGGGCGTGCAATCGTTTCGAAGAACTGCATTCGCGACTATTACTATCGCATCGCTGACGtttgtgtgcttgtgtggCGCCAGGAGCTGCGTCGGCGACGTCATcgttatttattaattccctCGCCATCAATGTTACGCCCACCGCCTTGGCAGCCGACTCATCGTCGTGTATGAAAACTCCGCTTCTATTGGTCACAGTTGCGGTGGCCCCTATGATGTcttcctgctgctgtttctgttcGTCCAGCTCATCGTAGTCATTTAAATCGGGAAGGCTTACGTAATACAAGAAATTTGACAGCCCGCCACTGCAAGAAAGgagttttgaaaatattgtgATGCAGCAGAGTCTTTTCCGTCTTCTAACAATTTACATTTCCCTTTTAAATTCATTAGATACATGAAGGAGCCTTATGATTAACTATCCTATTGGAACAACTACACAAGAATAAAGgcaatacatttatatttaatgaacTAGAGGGCTTACCTTATGCGCTTCACTACCAAACTCTCCGGAGTAACCACTTTCCAGGGCCCAGTTAGATAGTCTCGGCAAATACGCGCGGCCGCATGTCGAATTTCCTCAAGGGTGGCCTAGGTATTAAAGAGAGGGTGGAGGGATGTGTTTTAGAAGATACttgaaagagaaagagaatcACAAAGAGAATCCCAAAAAAGATAGAGAGTAAGAGGCATAgaaataaactaaaacaatTCTGCCCGGTACTAGTGGTTTACtaaaaatagtaaaaacaaTTCATgaaagaaaatgcaaatgcacttAAAGGGGTAGATTAccaacaaaattaatattgaTTAGGTAGGCGATGGCTAAAACAGTAATACTATTTAAAGCTCTATATTTAAAtcgagaatatatatatagaatataatatatatatatatatagaatatgtatataaaatatacataaatatgtctgtatatatacatatatgatttaaaaaaaatggccTACATTGCTATTGAAATGCTGCCAGATATTTTCATAGTTGCAACGTTTACTCAAGCAAcaatttagatttttattaTCTGGCTGCTGGAGGCGTTTGAGTGCTTTATTATTCCTAAGATTTCGCTGTTTCATGCTACGCGTAGTTTAtccaaatatttatgtactATATGATAGAAATcgtattatataaatttaaaaaatgtagcGAAGGCACACAGTTAGTCTTTTCGTTGAGCTCTTAGCAGTTAGTAGTTCCCAGCTGGGCGTACGAAAACAAACTGACTCATCGTTACAAAACCAAGACCCAGAcgaaacagaaataaaaatccCGTAccgctctcgctctcgctctctcggCGGCTGTATACGTTCCTTTTCTACGAACTAAGGACGCAGTCCCCACCCACCGTCCTCACCTTTCCAACGTTTAGGTagaaaccaaacaaaaccaCTACTTTGGTTTTTTACATATGTTGCGTGCAATAGCGAAGAATGAGGGTAGCAGGTAAAATAGCTGGAATTGTGTACCTGACGTACAACAAATGTTCTTATAATTCTTTGGTACCCTCACAAGCCAATTATGGAAGTTTCCACGCATCTTGACACACATCGAACATTTACAAGAAAACCCCCACCACACACACTCTTATCAAGactgtttgctgttgctgttgttcttatacccgttactcgcagagtaaaagggtatactagatacGTTGATTActtatgtaacaggcagaagaaagCGATTCCGCAGCGAAAATTTGTTGActcatgttgccacgcccactctaacgtcGACAAACCTCCCAaaacggtcacgcccacacttttaggccattttacaatttttttttcattttattccccagtattatctatcgatatcccagaaaaattatgaaatttcgcgttcccattcccactagttgagtaacgggtatttgTAAGTccgggaactcgactatagcattctctcttgttattTCTTTAGTTAGGCAAAACAGAATGCAACgataaataaaactgaaactaatTTAGTAATGATTTAGTAATTTTGTAGCATGTTAAAATAAAGCTGTGAAACGTACGTATGGATGTTTTGCGCACTACGTACGTATGTTTTTAATGAGGTCGTCTTAATCAGCCAAATGaagctggggtcggaaaaaAGGAATTTTTGAAATTGGAATTTTTTCCGACCTCAGCTTACTTGATCTGTTTTATTCGTATTAATCTTATTTCTTTGAAAATAGTTGCCacattttaacaatttttaggTATTATATGTTTTACAAAGCTACAATTTCATGCTCAATGTTTTACGGCTGCTTGAATGAACTTTGCCCAGGCTTAAAACAAACGACCACTGCAACCAGATGCAAGCTTCTTATCTAATTCAGGGATCTTGACGTTTTGTATACAAATGTTTATTATATGTGTACACATTAATGGTTTCTATTAGATGCTTTAAAtcgatttgtttttaaaaataactaaTTTATTGTCTCAACCTAagattcaaaaaatattttcattaaatgcGTACGTAATACTACCACGAATTACGTACTTAGACATGTCCAACTTTACCTTATATTATTAAGCTTTTTATTCATTGGCCAACTTAAGTTGGAAAAACCTGGTAGCTCAAGAGCTTAGTCCACTCGCTTTCAAGCTTTTGgttatttaagaaataaagtaaagtaatTTCCATAAGTTGCGATCTATGTCATTAATTTTGATGGCTCtaaaagttaaatattatCTTAATTTAAATGGTGGTGTGTACGTGCCAATGATAGAAAACATTTGATTGCTCTCAAAATGCCTTGATCGTTTTTTATGAGATGTGCTTTgtcaaaaaaactgatttcgagAAATgcttttaagtttttataaaaaccaTTTTTTCAGCTGCTAACGAGAAGTTGCACCGATTTGCAAATAGAAATCGGTGCAAATTTCTTAAAAGTTTAGTCGTGGccgttttgggcggtttgtgtCCGTTAGAAGGGGTATGTCCAAAATGTATAGCAAAATTTGTATTCCGATAGCAATTTGCAAGCCAAACAATATCACAAAAAATGAATATCTGTCTAATCTCTtctttctagcttttataattTCTGAGAACTCGACGTTCTTACGGACGGaaagacggacatggccagatcgactagGATATTGATGTTAATTAAAACAAGAGAGCATGCTATAGTTGAGTaacccgactatcagatacccgttactcagctattgtgaatgcgaacgagaaatttaatcatttaaatagacattggggaataaaatgagaaaaaatttataattgttcaaaagtgtgggagtAACCGGTTTGGCgtctttagggcgttagagtgggtgtggcaaaaagtcattttgcaaatcgatagaaatttaaactactaataaaattatgaaaaaaaaaatatccaaacattttttaaaaatgtggggCTTTCGAGTAGGCgttgcaaaaagtttttttggcaaatcaatagaaattttcaaaacaataaaattaaggaaaaatatccaaaaatttttcaaaaaattgtGACTGGGCGTGacaaaatttttgaaatttagaaatttgcgagattaataaaaatgtgaaaaaaaatcaatactttgtgcggcttgtggacgttagagtgggcttggaaacatgggtcaacaaagtTGCACTGCGTCTTTGACTCTtaaatctgtatgctgaatctcaaacctttatagttcctgagatctccaGACGAActgacggacagacggacatagctagatcgactcggctattgatcctaaccaagaatatacatatgtacatatatactttatatagtcggaaacgcttccttctgcctgttacatacttgtcaacgaatctagtataccctctTATGTATAAATACACTTCAGACCGTCGGAAAGACGTCCTCCTACCTTTTACCCTACAAGCAAAGGGTATAAAACAGGTTTCTCACCTAAATGAAGTGCAACAGGTAAAAGATGGTTATTAAACACGAGCTTCACTTCTCGGTGATAACATTCATTACATGTTAATAAAGTTGAGAAAAATATTGTAGTATTTGCCAATATGTACTGGCAACTGGTACTGGTACTGGTACATTGAATAAGTAAAACTTAAACCCATTTTGCTTTTACACTACTTTAGCCAAAGTAATTGAAACGCATTAGTCTATTGTCTTCGCTTTAACCATACTAGCGCCACATGGACATAATCGGTCCCCAAATTGTACTTGGCCAATATATTTTTGCCATGTATCAGCATGATAAATATAATACTTTTTGTCTATTTGTGCACACATATGTAAGTAAAATTCTTCGGCTGCATCAATAATTTAACTTTCCCAATAAGTTCTCCCTCGATTCTTGGTGTAACCACGTTGGATTTGCGGTTAAGTTAAAAATACGACAGGGCGATAGAACTCTACGGGAAGTGGGTATGTGAAATGTAagatgtgtatgtatgtacatgtagcTGCGCAATATCAATAACAGGGACTTATAAAGATAATTTAGTTAAATGTGGGAAATATGATCTTACCGTCATTGGGATGTTAACTGCGCAATGACAACAATCCACCTTACTTAGTAACAATGTATAGCTAAACTATGTAATTCGATCGCACAACTTGTAGGCCAGGACGGTTAAATTTTAAGTAAGCGGCGCACGCAATACAAAATCGGAAtataaacaagagagaatgctatagtcgagttccccgactatcagatacccgttacttagctagtgtgaatgcgaacgcgaaatttcataatttttctgggatattgatagatattggggaatgaaataagaaaataattaaaaatttttcaaaagtgtgcgCGTGAAcggtttggcggctttagggcgttagggCATGGCAAAATGTGTTacggcaaatcgatagaaatttacatgaataataaaactatgaaaaaataacgaaaaatggttcaaaaatgtgggcgtagCTATATGGGTCAttaaacttgcgctgcgtctttatGTCTTAagtctgtatgctgaatctcaatcTCCCGAGATCcggagatctcgacgttcatacggacgtcGCACAGACGGACATGACTATATCAACTCGGCTATtaaattgatcaagaatatatatacgtcatatagtcggaaacgcttccttctgcctgttgcatacttttcaacgaatctagtatacccttttactcaacgagtaacgggtataaaaagtACTGATAAGTCAATAAAGGAGATTGGTAACGGCAATGCACGAATAAGTGAGCGATCCACGAGGCGATAACAAAAATTTTCTGAGATTAAAAATCGACGTGGAAccgcaaaaatgaaaaatggaatgcaaaacatttattttttaataggCTGTGTTGATTATAAGGCAGGTACTTAAAGACAATATACTTCCTACCTAGACCTTAATTTAGCGATAACATGCCAATGAACCATACTTTCGTTAACACACGACAAGGCAAATGACAAGAAGTCTTTATAAACATTGTAATGTTTGTAAGTGCGTGTAAgtagctttaccatctggcgACCGAGACTGAAGTTCAAGTTTCGTCACGTGCTAAAAAATGTGTACaaacatacaaacatatgtaCAAACATTCACATACCTTTACAATATAAAGATAAAAACATACATACGAAATTGGGCAACGATCTGAATGCGTAAAGCCCCAACAATAACAGAGCATTGTACGAAAGGTAAGGGGCAAAATTGGCGAAACACAAACTTTTAAAACCTTGGTGAAGCATTGTTAGGCGATGCCACTGATACCAGTCTCGAATATCCTTTCTTACCTTTTGCAGGTTGGTGGCCATTGTCCTTCgctttcttatttatttatggtattttaattttggtaatttaattttggaaGCCAGGCACCGACAAATAAGCGGTGTCTGACAGCAGCACTTCAAAAACAGATTTTTGCGGTGAATTGGGCGTCACGTGGTTTTTATTATAGTGCAATATAAAATAACATTGAGTATATACGCAGTCTCCGTTAACGGTTTCAAAGCGCCTACTCACAAGAACGATTCAGATTCGACTACTTAGCACTCGCCGCCTTTGATCGGCGGCGCCATGGAGAAAAGCTCAGTTTTGGTGAAGCAGTAGCTGCGAGAGTCGAGTCGATATTCGGCTCTCTCTTACTCGATTTGCTACTTTATCTGTTATTAAGGGGTACTGCAACACTTTTGATCTGCTCTCGAATTTGTAATTGGGATGTTAAAACAATAATGAATCGAACTGCATAATAAATTTGAACTGAATTTCAACTACGGGCTGAATGATACAACTGTTGCTGGCATCTGGTTCAatgtgtttcctttttttatctAAATCGTATCTCTCTGGTATTTTCCAAGTCGATTCCGTATTAAAATAATACACAAAAGTTCGTGAACGTCAATATGACAaagtattttaatattttaattattaagttTCACAATTTAAAGGTTGACGCTTAGCATGCATCTCTATGGACTGCAGTGTGCGAAGTCAACTAATATACATTCACGAtgacaaacaaataaactttAGGTCAAAGTAAACACAACAAAAGATAGTACTATAGCACTCAGCTATTGTTACTCAGCAAGCGGGAGTACAAATTAGACATTTCCAAATCCTCAGGCATATGAATACacaatacataaatatagtaataaaatgaaaaacaaatacattttttttttttaatttttggcttGTGGCGCATGATAACATGATCCGATAATAAATTTCGTAAAAACTTTACGATTTCgatttaaaatcgcaaaatcgtaagaatttttttatttataaaacgGGCACTTTTGAATGGCCGTAATGAAAAGTAAATGCCTGTTTTCTATCAAATAGGATTTTATTTACTAAGGGGAAATACGTGGTCTATTGATGTTTATTCCACACCATTACAAGATTATTCTGACATTTAgttattttagaaaaatttTTTCTGACCTCAGATTTGACATACGATATTTTGCCGTCGGCAACAATTTTCGATTAAGACGTCACCAAAAGTTATCGCGAAGGTTGCCGTACTGTTGGTGAAACGAATAAGGCAAGTAAAACACttgtataatatataaaagaattcattaataaatttaaaggagGGACAAACGTGCTGATCGTAAATAAtgctatttaatttaattacataaaTGGACAATGTCCAGTAAAAAAGTAATTGCGAACAACGGAATTAAAACTGTAAGGAAGGTGGCTGCTCTATTGTTTGGAAAACAGTTAAATAGCTGTTTTCTGTTTACAAAACATTCCAAtagcaaacattttgcaaaaaccAGAGCAGacttaaaaacgaaatcaaaagaTTTGGCCACGATTTGCTACGATTAACGCAGCATTACTGATAGAAATTAACAAAACAAGCAGTGAAATAAAAAGACCCCAAAAAAATGTCGAAACTGTGGGCATGACAATATGCTCTGCGaaggaaaataaattgaacataaaaacaacagagaatgctatagtctagaaattggcaagacaaaccaaacttgcgctgcgtctgtgtctctagaatctgtatgcttaatctcaacgcagcttttatagttcctgaaatctcgacgttcatacggccGACAAAATATCTTATAAAATACATGCTTAATAATATGAGTAcgtaaatattttcttacCTGCGTTGCAAACTTATGAATAAAATCAATCATGTTTAAAAAGATTTCCACTCCTACAAGCCGACAAAAAATCGCGCGCCCACACCTTTGATAAagatttttggcatttattttttttggctagACTATTGATTctgacaaaaaataaaaaaaaaaacgttacCTGATAAAATCTTTTCAAATAATCTTGTCTACGGATAAAGGGTAAAATAGGGTAAAGACTAGTATAAATTGGTATCCAGAAGGATTGGAAGATGGAACACTTCCCAGAGATTTatcgaaattaattttgcagAAACAACTGGGAAACAACTGTCAAATACTTGGGTATCTATCACGTTAGACAATAGGCTAAAATTCAAAGATCACATAAGTGACACAATCGAACAACTTAAAGCCATTATCTGCTCGCTTTATCCatttataaacataaattcCAGATAAAacattgaaaacaaaatgttctGTTCAGGTCAATCTTCCAAGCACTATCTTTTTACGGTGCTCCAGTATGGTCAGAAATGGCCAAATGTCACATTAACCTGCTACAAAtcagacaaaacaaaatattaaaactaatCTTTAATCACCCTTGGCATCACTCAACAGCTCATTTACATAACCGAGCCAATATTGAAGTGGTTTATAATAGATTAATAAGATTGTCCCAAAATTTCTCTATTAAATGTCAAGAGGCTGTGCACCAGCATATAAATGATTTGACCTATCCACcttaattgtaatttttagATAATAGCCTTTTTTAAGTGCTTagattttttttcaattacatAAAATTTTTTTCCCAATCggtataatattttcattatcatATTATTCATATTGATATTAATATCTAAGTAGATAAGGTTTAATTATTGGCCTGTACTCTTATTATTGTTAaggttaaaataaaaaaaaattggatgTCATTAAGCgtgaaataaatgaaatgaaataaaattttgcgGAGTTTATTCTTCATGTAATTTTAGCTAAAGTGTGAACTGTAGATTTGCCGTGTTTGTTTTACAGGCTTCTTAATTGACGTAAATATATGGGATATAATGTCATGAGTCAAGAGATtatcaaatattaaattttctgattaaaattaaacgaaagtccaaaaatacaaaaaaaaaaacaacttacCGTAGGCAAAATAGTAATACTATTTGTAACGTTCTGTGTCGAAATCATATTACCTAAAATAGTTTACTTTCCACTAATATGTACTTGGACCGCACCCTAccaagaaaataataatttctactATTGGCGACAGCTGTTATTTGTGCGAATACAAACATgctcaaattaataaaagttaCGCTTAcagtttgattttaatttttacgtttcattttattttttaataatctcGAATCTTGATTTTGCTGAATGCTGGATTTACTGGCCATTACCTTTCCTGCCCATTAAATCGTTGTTAAACATTGAACATTAATGAGAGTTTCGTCGCAGACTATTTCGTAGGCTTAGacaagtaaataaaatgtaattggGAATGTGAAATAGGTGGTACCTtgattacaaataaaaaaggtaCGATTTCGaaagcattttaaaaataaacatttcagAGTATTGCTGTAAAAGTTGTTTTTCGtactttttattgtttctaTGTGGTAGTATTTTTTTAGCCGGTTGGCATACATTTTTCTGGGGTTGTTGCTGGCAGCTTTTTGTTACATTTTACtgaatttttagttttactttgTTCGATATAAATATTCATACTCAAAAATAAGATACGgttgtaaaattaaaaattgtaaaggATTACATATGTTATTTTGCCGTAATTGTTTTGATGTTTTTCTTACTTAAAGATtttgtttgcaatttgtttcattcgcttcgtatttttttttacaattattaaatttgacGCTTTTGTTTACAACTTTTATTCTTAAAACATAGAGGGTCTCGCATCTTAATTTCGCTTAATATTGTTCTCTTAATCCTTcgctttatatatatatatactttgcTTTAAAGTTAAGATTTTAAgtaagtttttaaataataatggattttttgttttcgtttgttgCCGGTATTGTTGGTTGGTAGGTTGTTTGTTagtagagagagagagaaccGGTACGCTATAAAACTACGCTCCCATTGCCGGATTGTTATTGGAGAATTGCGCCCGCCACCCAAGCAGCCACCCACGTATCACCCGCTCACAAGAGCGGAAAATGGATACAGTCCGGGTTCCTGGCGGTAGAACCGTAATTTCTGTGATTTGCTTTTTTTGTGTTAGTAAGTATTTAATAAGTAGATTACTGAGTTTGCTGCTCCGCGGGCGATTCCCTTAGGCGGCCAC
The sequence above is a segment of the Drosophila melanogaster chromosome 2L genome. Coding sequences within it:
- the CG2201 gene encoding uncharacterized protein, isoform E, which codes for MKQRNLRNNKALKRLQQPDNKNLNCCLSKRCNYENIWQHFNSNATLEEIRHAAARICRDYLTGPWKVVTPESLVVKRISGGLSNFLYYVSLPDLNDYDELDEQKQQQEDIIGATATVTNRSGVFIHDDESAAKAVGVTLMARELINNDDVADAAPGATQAHKRQRCDSNSRECSSSKRLHAPKQQPREVLLRIYGQTHGDHALESMITESVVFALLSERNYGPKLHGIFPGGRIEQYIPV
- the CG2201 gene encoding uncharacterized protein, isoform G, coding for MATNLQKATLEEIRHAAARICRDYLTGPWKVVTPESLVVKRISGGLSNFLYYVSLPDLNDYDELDEQKQQQEDIIGATATVTNRSGVFIHDDESAAKAVGVTLMARELINNDDVADAAPGATQAHKRQRCDSNSRECSSSKRLHAPKQQPREVLLRIYGQTHGDHALESMITESVVFALLSERNYGPKLHGIFPGGRIEQYIPARALTTAELGEQRILKRVAEKMGEIHSLNIPMSKEPDWIWNCMQRWVSGLESIVNGSVQTNQKSSVLKKQMELMRTFDYVQEMAWIRSIIDEGDYPVVFCHNDLQEGNILMRQPSAGQNERTPRESISSLRSNFDETLGDSLDGNSNISDTETHKSRSVSPSPCPELDTTNDSALDSSFMADNEPDLIIIDFEYCAYNYRGYDLANHFIEWTFDYTNPQFPYFYHNSSNCATVQQRRDFIVNYLKKFHDDENYNITGQELMKVDAEIQFFTMLSHLFWSLWSVINVTSAIEFGYWEYGIARILEYQKLKAAYQAN
- the CG2201 gene encoding uncharacterized protein, isoform F, with the protein product MKQRNLRNNKALKRLQQPDNKNLNCCLSKRCNYENIWQHFNSNATLEEIRHAAARICRDYLTGPWKVVTPESLVVKRISGGLSNFLYYVSLPDLNDYDELDEQKQQQEDIIGATATVTNRSGVFIHDDESAAKAVGVTLMARELINNDDVADAAPGATQAHKRQRCDSNSRECSSSKRLHAPKQQPREVLLRIYGQTHGDHALESMITESVVFALLSERNYGPKLHGIFPGGRIEQYIPARALTTAELGEQRILKRVAEKMGEIHSLNIPMSKEPDWIWNCMQRWVSGLESIVNGSVQTNQKSSVLKKQMELMRTFDYVQEMAWIRSIIDEGDYPVVFCHNDLQEGNILMRQPSAGQNERTPRESISSLRSNFDETLGDSLDGNSNISDTETHKSRSVSPSPCPELDTTNDSALDSSFMADNEPDLIIIDFEYCAYNYRGYDLANHFIEWTFDYTNPQFPYFYHNSSNCATVQQRRDFIVNYLKKFHDDENYNITGQELMKVDAEIQFFTMLSHLFWSLWSVINVTSAIEFGYWEYGIARILEYQKLKAAYQAN